One genomic window of Tribolium castaneum strain GA2 chromosome 10, icTriCast1.1, whole genome shotgun sequence includes the following:
- the NKAIN gene encoding sodium/potassium-transporting ATPase subunit beta-1-interacting protein isoform X1: MGFCSRRYFFLSVCLLQMLSVIERQVFDFLGFLWIPILVNFFEIIFIILGFFGAYQYRPKYIISYILWHLFWLGWNVFIICLYLDVANLDHKTNKVLKLDPKSESWWSNEGPGCKRILSESYQTASENCLVNYVHVEIFQAGLQCVASLIGIVIGICLSRIFLEEDDTSSRKSSRKNTKRMSLYSIEFSSQLENRHDSDNEFDNEHLPQPVSPKPMTPRRVKRRSVMTRGSSGRHSTISSSSRRHSTARSSTRSSRRMTQNPVTRLLEQQQKTHAYDSPASPSPPIDSPLPNYYNSVSNNNLAIHQNWQHNGHSNPTYQQSSTQSLNDTEDFDDLYNNRPASVRSSYSNFHGTRTINYNAPKHYHSHATPQVPQKRNNPGRNSMRSMAFLNNGPPAYTSQRQASIDSETTI, translated from the exons ATGGGATTTTGCTCAAGAAgatacttttttttatcagtttgtCTCTTACAAATG TTATCAGTTATCGAGAGGCAGGTGTTTGATTTTCTGGGATTTTTGTGGATACCAATTCTTGTGAActtctttgaaattattttcataatacTGGGATTTTTTGGTGCATATCAATATCGGCCTAAATATATCATATCG taCATTTTGTGGCACCTTTTCTGGTTGGGTTGGAACGTTTTCATCATTTGTTTATATTTAGATGTAGCCAACTTGGACCATAAG ACTAATAAAGTGCTCAAATTGGACCCAAAGAGTGAGAGCTGGTGGAGTAACGAGGGACCAGGATGTAAGCGCATTTTGAGTGAATCCTATCAGACTGCTAGTGAGAATTGTCTTGTAAATTACGTACACGTTGAAATATTCCAGGCAGGGTTACAATGTGTGGCTTCT TTAATCGGAATTGTGATTGGAATTTGTTTAAGTCGCATATTTTTAGAGGAAGATGATACTT CATCACGTAAATCGTcacgaaaaaacacaaaacgaaTGTCTCTCTACTCAATCGAATTTAGCTCTCAGCTGGAGAACCGTCATGACAGTGATAACGAGTTCGATAACGAGCATTTGCCGCAACCAGTTTCCCCAAAGCCGATGACACCTCGAAGAGTAAAGCGCCGTAGTGTCATGACAAGGGGTTCCTCCGGCAGACACAGCACCATCAGCAGCAGTAGCAGAAGACATTCGACCGCACGCTCGTCCACAAGAAGCTCCCGTAGGATGACGCAAAACCCAGTTACGCGTTTGTTGGAGCAGCAGCAAAAAACGCATGCTTACGATAGCCCAGCTAGTCCCTCTCCCCCCATTGATTCCCCACTCCCCAACTACTACAACAGTGTGTCTAACAACAACCTGGCGATTCACCAGAATTGGCAACATAATGGCCATTCAAACCCCACATACCAACAATCTTCCACGCAATCACTCAACGATACCGAAGATTTTGACGACTTGTATAACAATAGACCGGCTTCGGTCAGGTCAAGTTACTCGAACTTTCACGGAACGAGGACTATTAACTACAACGCGCCTAAACACTACCACAGTCACGCTACGCCTCAAGTGCCACAAAAGCGCAACAATCCGGGCAGGAATAGTATGAGATCGATGGCCTTTCTCAATAATGGCCCTCCTGCATACACTTCACAACGGCAAGCTTCTATTGATTCAGAGACCACGATTTAG
- the GLS gene encoding glutaminase liver isoform, mitochondrial isoform X1 produces the protein MKSLIPKSLLFNLNKKLIVSSGNALIKRLSTVKQSGKNDRVQQPNSASKVHRRKFSLIHDFNYMRYKKYVHCCSGENRNEDALFEMFKSEETGLLSIGKFLSALRTTGLRKSDPRLKEMMEAIKRTQKQTDTQRLNLETFRSIVSPCIGLISRAFRHQFIIPEFQDFCKELEDIYWKCKENTNGKVASYIPQLKRMNPNYWGVSVCTIDGQRFSIGDVGIPFTIQSCSKPLTYGIALDLLGEEMVHKYVGQEPSGRNFNELVLDHNKKPHNPMINAGAILVCALLKTVAGPEMTLAEKFDYTLNYFVRLAGGEDLGFNNAVFLSEREAADRNYALGFYMREHKCFPEKTNFKECMDFYFQCCSLEMSSDTLSVMGATLANGGICPLTEEKVLKSESVRDVLSLMHSCGMYDYSGQFAFKVGLPAKSGVSGALLVVIPNVMGISLWSPPLDPLGNSCRGVQFCEELVKKFNFHRYDNLLHSTNKSDPRKHKFETKGMNVVNLLFSAASGDLPGLRRHKLSGMDMTLADYDGRTALHLAAAEGHIHCVNFLLQQCNVQHDIRDRWGRSPLDEALTFGHTAVAEFLQDWDQRYQRSSENMMKAGGTLPGLS, from the exons ATGAAAAGTTTAATACCAAAATCGTtgctatttaatttaaataaaaaactgatcGTAAGCTCGGGCAATGCCCTAATAAAACGGCTCTCAACAGTGAAACAATCAGGAAAAAAC GATCGTGTCCAACAACCGAATTCTGCATCTAAAGTGCATAG aAGAAAATTTTCCCTTATCCATGACTTTAATTATATGCGTTa taaaaaatatgtacattGTTGTAGTGGTGAGAACAGGAACGAGGATGCGTTATTCGAAATGTTCAAAAGCGAGGAGACGGGGTTACTCTCCATCGGGAAATTTCTTTCA GCTTTGAGGACTACCGGTTTGCGCAAAAGTGATCCGCGACTGAAAGAAATGATGGAAGCTATAAAGCGCACGCAAAAACAGACCGACACTCAACGACTAAATTTGGAAACTTTTCGGAG TATCGTATCACCTTGTATCGGTCTGATCTCTCGCGCGTTCCGCCACCAGTTCATAATCCCCGAGTTCCAAGACTTTTGCAAAGAACTGGAGGATATCTACTGGAAGTGCAAGGAGAACACGAACGGCAAA GTGGCGTCTTATATTCCGCAATTGAAACGGATGAATCCGAACTATTGGGGTGTGAGTGTGTGCACAATCGACGGGCAGCGGTTTTCGATCGGAGACGTCGGTATCCCGTTCACGATCCAATCCTGCAGTAAGCCCCTGACTTACGGGATCGCGCTGGATCTGCTAGGGGAGGAGATGGTTCATAAATACGTGGGACAGGAACCGAGCGGCCGGAATTTCAACGAGCTGGTCTTAGACCACAATA AGAAACCCCATAATCCCATGATCAACGCTGGGGCGATTCTGGTCTGTGCTCTCCTCAAAACCGTCGCCGGCCCGGAAATGACCCTCGCGGAGAAGTTTGACTACACGCTGAACTATTTCGTG CGATTAGCAGGAGGGGAGGATCTGGGGTTCAATAACGCCGTATTTTTGTCGGAGAGAGAGGCGGCTGATCGGAATTACGCTTTAGGTTTCTACATGAGAGAGCACAAATGTTTTCCCGAGAAAACCAATTTCAAGGAATGCATGGATTTTTACTTTCAG TGCTGTTCTTTGGAGATGAGCAGCGATACGCTTTCTGTAATGGGGGCCACGTTGGCCAACGGCGGAATTTGCCCGTTAACCGAGGAAAAAGTCCTTAAATCGGAGAGCGTCCGCGACGTGCTATCACTGATGCACAGCTGCGGAATGTACGACTATTCCGGCCAATTTGCATTCAAG GTCGGTCTGCCCGCGAAGTCGGGCGTGAGTGGGGCTTTGCTGGTGGTGATCCCAAATGTCATGGGGATATCCCTGTGGTCCCCACCTCTGGATCCATTAGGTAATAGCTGCCGGGGCGTGCAGTTCTGCGAG gagttagtaaaaaaattcaatttccacCGATACGACAATCTCTTACACTCGACCAACAAATCTGATCCTCGAAAACACAAATTCGAGACGAAAGGCATGAATGTggttaatttgttgttttcgGCGGCTTCTGGCGATTTGCCTGGACTTAGAAG GCATAAACTTTCGGGTATGGACATGACGCTGGCCGACTATGACGGCCGCACGGCTCTGCATTTGGCAGCGGCAGAGGGGCATATCCACTGCGTTAATTTCCTCTTGCAACAATGCAACGTACAACATGATATTAGAGATAGATGGGGACGGTCTCCCTTAGATGAAGCACTGACGTTTGGACACACGGCAGTTGCGGAGTTTTTACAAGACTGGGACCAGCGATATCAAAGATCTTCGGAAAATATGATGAAGGCCGGTGGAACTCTTCCGGGGCTTAGCTAA
- the NKAIN gene encoding sodium/potassium-transporting ATPase subunit beta-1-interacting protein isoform X3 — MGFCSRRYFFLSVCLLQMLSVIERQVFDFLGFLWIPILVNFFEIIFIILGFFGAYQYRPKYIISYILWHLFWLGWNVFIICLYLDVANLDHKTNKVLKLDPKSESWWSNEGPGCKRILSESYQTASENCLVNYVHVEIFQAGLQCVASLIGIVIGICLSRIFLEEDDTFDFIGGFDPQTVCIT, encoded by the exons ATGGGATTTTGCTCAAGAAgatacttttttttatcagtttgtCTCTTACAAATG TTATCAGTTATCGAGAGGCAGGTGTTTGATTTTCTGGGATTTTTGTGGATACCAATTCTTGTGAActtctttgaaattattttcataatacTGGGATTTTTTGGTGCATATCAATATCGGCCTAAATATATCATATCG taCATTTTGTGGCACCTTTTCTGGTTGGGTTGGAACGTTTTCATCATTTGTTTATATTTAGATGTAGCCAACTTGGACCATAAG ACTAATAAAGTGCTCAAATTGGACCCAAAGAGTGAGAGCTGGTGGAGTAACGAGGGACCAGGATGTAAGCGCATTTTGAGTGAATCCTATCAGACTGCTAGTGAGAATTGTCTTGTAAATTACGTACACGTTGAAATATTCCAGGCAGGGTTACAATGTGTGGCTTCT TTAATCGGAATTGTGATTGGAATTTGTTTAAGTCGCATATTTTTAGAGGAAGATGATACTT TTGATTTCATTGGTGGATTTGATCCTCAAACTGTGTG CATCACGTAA
- the NKAIN gene encoding sodium/potassium-transporting ATPase subunit beta-1-interacting protein isoform X2 produces MGFCSRRYFFLSVCLLQMLSVIERQVFDFLGFLWIPILVNFFEIIFIILGFFGAYQYRPKYIISYILWHLFWLGWNVFIICLYLDVANLDHKTNKVLKLDPKSESWWSNEGPGCKRILSESYQTASENCLVNYVHVEIFQAGLQCVASLIGIVIGICLSRIFLEEDDTFNYEDGKGPEYFSLHPIIT; encoded by the exons ATGGGATTTTGCTCAAGAAgatacttttttttatcagtttgtCTCTTACAAATG TTATCAGTTATCGAGAGGCAGGTGTTTGATTTTCTGGGATTTTTGTGGATACCAATTCTTGTGAActtctttgaaattattttcataatacTGGGATTTTTTGGTGCATATCAATATCGGCCTAAATATATCATATCG taCATTTTGTGGCACCTTTTCTGGTTGGGTTGGAACGTTTTCATCATTTGTTTATATTTAGATGTAGCCAACTTGGACCATAAG ACTAATAAAGTGCTCAAATTGGACCCAAAGAGTGAGAGCTGGTGGAGTAACGAGGGACCAGGATGTAAGCGCATTTTGAGTGAATCCTATCAGACTGCTAGTGAGAATTGTCTTGTAAATTACGTACACGTTGAAATATTCCAGGCAGGGTTACAATGTGTGGCTTCT TTAATCGGAATTGTGATTGGAATTTGTTTAAGTCGCATATTTTTAGAGGAAGATGATACTT TTAATTATGAAGATGGTAAAGGTCctgaatatttttctttacatCCGAT CATCACGTAA
- the NKAIN gene encoding sodium/potassium-transporting ATPase subunit beta-1-interacting protein isoform X4 has translation MGFCSRRYFFLSVCLLQMLSVIERQVFDFLGFLWIPILVNFFEIIFIILGFFGAYQYRPKYIISYILWHLFWLGWNVFIICLYLDVANLDHKTNKVLKLDPKSESWWSNEGPGCKRILSESYQTASENCLVNYVHVEIFQAGLQCVASLIGIVIGICLSRIFLEEDDTFDFIGGFDPQTVC, from the exons ATGGGATTTTGCTCAAGAAgatacttttttttatcagtttgtCTCTTACAAATG TTATCAGTTATCGAGAGGCAGGTGTTTGATTTTCTGGGATTTTTGTGGATACCAATTCTTGTGAActtctttgaaattattttcataatacTGGGATTTTTTGGTGCATATCAATATCGGCCTAAATATATCATATCG taCATTTTGTGGCACCTTTTCTGGTTGGGTTGGAACGTTTTCATCATTTGTTTATATTTAGATGTAGCCAACTTGGACCATAAG ACTAATAAAGTGCTCAAATTGGACCCAAAGAGTGAGAGCTGGTGGAGTAACGAGGGACCAGGATGTAAGCGCATTTTGAGTGAATCCTATCAGACTGCTAGTGAGAATTGTCTTGTAAATTACGTACACGTTGAAATATTCCAGGCAGGGTTACAATGTGTGGCTTCT TTAATCGGAATTGTGATTGGAATTTGTTTAAGTCGCATATTTTTAGAGGAAGATGATACTT TTGATTTCATTGGTGGATTTGATCCTCAAACTGTGTG TTAA
- the GLS gene encoding glutaminase kidney isoform, mitochondrial isoform X3 — protein sequence MKSLIPKSLLFNLNKKLIVSSGNALIKRLSTVKQSGKNDRVQQPNSASKVHSGENRNEDALFEMFKSEETGLLSIGKFLSALRTTGLRKSDPRLKEMMEAIKRTQKQTDTQRLNLETFRSIVSPCIGLISRAFRHQFIIPEFQDFCKELEDIYWKCKENTNGKVASYIPQLKRMNPNYWGVSVCTIDGQRFSIGDVGIPFTIQSCSKPLTYGIALDLLGEEMVHKYVGQEPSGRNFNELVLDHNKKPHNPMINAGAILVCALLKTVAGPEMTLAEKFDYTLNYFVRLAGGEDLGFNNAVFLSEREAADRNYALGFYMREHKCFPEKTNFKECMDFYFQCCSLEMSSDTLSVMGATLANGGICPLTEEKVLKSESVRDVLSLMHSCGMYDYSGQFAFKVGLPAKSGVSGALLVVIPNVMGISLWSPPLDPLGNSCRGVQFCEELVKKFNFHRYDNLLHSTNKSDPRKHKFETKGMNVVNLLFSAASGDLPGLRRHKLSGMDMTLADYDGRTALHLAAAEGHIHCVNFLLQQCNVQHDIRDRWGRSPLDEALTFGHTAVAEFLQDWDQRYQRSSENMMKAGGTLPGLS from the exons ATGAAAAGTTTAATACCAAAATCGTtgctatttaatttaaataaaaaactgatcGTAAGCTCGGGCAATGCCCTAATAAAACGGCTCTCAACAGTGAAACAATCAGGAAAAAAC GATCGTGTCCAACAACCGAATTCTGCATCTAAAGTGCATAG TGGTGAGAACAGGAACGAGGATGCGTTATTCGAAATGTTCAAAAGCGAGGAGACGGGGTTACTCTCCATCGGGAAATTTCTTTCA GCTTTGAGGACTACCGGTTTGCGCAAAAGTGATCCGCGACTGAAAGAAATGATGGAAGCTATAAAGCGCACGCAAAAACAGACCGACACTCAACGACTAAATTTGGAAACTTTTCGGAG TATCGTATCACCTTGTATCGGTCTGATCTCTCGCGCGTTCCGCCACCAGTTCATAATCCCCGAGTTCCAAGACTTTTGCAAAGAACTGGAGGATATCTACTGGAAGTGCAAGGAGAACACGAACGGCAAA GTGGCGTCTTATATTCCGCAATTGAAACGGATGAATCCGAACTATTGGGGTGTGAGTGTGTGCACAATCGACGGGCAGCGGTTTTCGATCGGAGACGTCGGTATCCCGTTCACGATCCAATCCTGCAGTAAGCCCCTGACTTACGGGATCGCGCTGGATCTGCTAGGGGAGGAGATGGTTCATAAATACGTGGGACAGGAACCGAGCGGCCGGAATTTCAACGAGCTGGTCTTAGACCACAATA AGAAACCCCATAATCCCATGATCAACGCTGGGGCGATTCTGGTCTGTGCTCTCCTCAAAACCGTCGCCGGCCCGGAAATGACCCTCGCGGAGAAGTTTGACTACACGCTGAACTATTTCGTG CGATTAGCAGGAGGGGAGGATCTGGGGTTCAATAACGCCGTATTTTTGTCGGAGAGAGAGGCGGCTGATCGGAATTACGCTTTAGGTTTCTACATGAGAGAGCACAAATGTTTTCCCGAGAAAACCAATTTCAAGGAATGCATGGATTTTTACTTTCAG TGCTGTTCTTTGGAGATGAGCAGCGATACGCTTTCTGTAATGGGGGCCACGTTGGCCAACGGCGGAATTTGCCCGTTAACCGAGGAAAAAGTCCTTAAATCGGAGAGCGTCCGCGACGTGCTATCACTGATGCACAGCTGCGGAATGTACGACTATTCCGGCCAATTTGCATTCAAG GTCGGTCTGCCCGCGAAGTCGGGCGTGAGTGGGGCTTTGCTGGTGGTGATCCCAAATGTCATGGGGATATCCCTGTGGTCCCCACCTCTGGATCCATTAGGTAATAGCTGCCGGGGCGTGCAGTTCTGCGAG gagttagtaaaaaaattcaatttccacCGATACGACAATCTCTTACACTCGACCAACAAATCTGATCCTCGAAAACACAAATTCGAGACGAAAGGCATGAATGTggttaatttgttgttttcgGCGGCTTCTGGCGATTTGCCTGGACTTAGAAG GCATAAACTTTCGGGTATGGACATGACGCTGGCCGACTATGACGGCCGCACGGCTCTGCATTTGGCAGCGGCAGAGGGGCATATCCACTGCGTTAATTTCCTCTTGCAACAATGCAACGTACAACATGATATTAGAGATAGATGGGGACGGTCTCCCTTAGATGAAGCACTGACGTTTGGACACACGGCAGTTGCGGAGTTTTTACAAGACTGGGACCAGCGATATCAAAGATCTTCGGAAAATATGATGAAGGCCGGTGGAACTCTTCCGGGGCTTAGCTAA
- the GLS gene encoding glutaminase kidney isoform, mitochondrial isoform X2 has product MKSLIPKSLLFNLNKKLIVSSGNALIKRLSTVKQSGKNDRVQQPNSASKVHRRKFSLIHDFNYMRYGENRNEDALFEMFKSEETGLLSIGKFLSALRTTGLRKSDPRLKEMMEAIKRTQKQTDTQRLNLETFRSIVSPCIGLISRAFRHQFIIPEFQDFCKELEDIYWKCKENTNGKVASYIPQLKRMNPNYWGVSVCTIDGQRFSIGDVGIPFTIQSCSKPLTYGIALDLLGEEMVHKYVGQEPSGRNFNELVLDHNKKPHNPMINAGAILVCALLKTVAGPEMTLAEKFDYTLNYFVRLAGGEDLGFNNAVFLSEREAADRNYALGFYMREHKCFPEKTNFKECMDFYFQCCSLEMSSDTLSVMGATLANGGICPLTEEKVLKSESVRDVLSLMHSCGMYDYSGQFAFKVGLPAKSGVSGALLVVIPNVMGISLWSPPLDPLGNSCRGVQFCEELVKKFNFHRYDNLLHSTNKSDPRKHKFETKGMNVVNLLFSAASGDLPGLRRHKLSGMDMTLADYDGRTALHLAAAEGHIHCVNFLLQQCNVQHDIRDRWGRSPLDEALTFGHTAVAEFLQDWDQRYQRSSENMMKAGGTLPGLS; this is encoded by the exons ATGAAAAGTTTAATACCAAAATCGTtgctatttaatttaaataaaaaactgatcGTAAGCTCGGGCAATGCCCTAATAAAACGGCTCTCAACAGTGAAACAATCAGGAAAAAAC GATCGTGTCCAACAACCGAATTCTGCATCTAAAGTGCATAG aAGAAAATTTTCCCTTATCCATGACTTTAATTATATGCGTTa TGGTGAGAACAGGAACGAGGATGCGTTATTCGAAATGTTCAAAAGCGAGGAGACGGGGTTACTCTCCATCGGGAAATTTCTTTCA GCTTTGAGGACTACCGGTTTGCGCAAAAGTGATCCGCGACTGAAAGAAATGATGGAAGCTATAAAGCGCACGCAAAAACAGACCGACACTCAACGACTAAATTTGGAAACTTTTCGGAG TATCGTATCACCTTGTATCGGTCTGATCTCTCGCGCGTTCCGCCACCAGTTCATAATCCCCGAGTTCCAAGACTTTTGCAAAGAACTGGAGGATATCTACTGGAAGTGCAAGGAGAACACGAACGGCAAA GTGGCGTCTTATATTCCGCAATTGAAACGGATGAATCCGAACTATTGGGGTGTGAGTGTGTGCACAATCGACGGGCAGCGGTTTTCGATCGGAGACGTCGGTATCCCGTTCACGATCCAATCCTGCAGTAAGCCCCTGACTTACGGGATCGCGCTGGATCTGCTAGGGGAGGAGATGGTTCATAAATACGTGGGACAGGAACCGAGCGGCCGGAATTTCAACGAGCTGGTCTTAGACCACAATA AGAAACCCCATAATCCCATGATCAACGCTGGGGCGATTCTGGTCTGTGCTCTCCTCAAAACCGTCGCCGGCCCGGAAATGACCCTCGCGGAGAAGTTTGACTACACGCTGAACTATTTCGTG CGATTAGCAGGAGGGGAGGATCTGGGGTTCAATAACGCCGTATTTTTGTCGGAGAGAGAGGCGGCTGATCGGAATTACGCTTTAGGTTTCTACATGAGAGAGCACAAATGTTTTCCCGAGAAAACCAATTTCAAGGAATGCATGGATTTTTACTTTCAG TGCTGTTCTTTGGAGATGAGCAGCGATACGCTTTCTGTAATGGGGGCCACGTTGGCCAACGGCGGAATTTGCCCGTTAACCGAGGAAAAAGTCCTTAAATCGGAGAGCGTCCGCGACGTGCTATCACTGATGCACAGCTGCGGAATGTACGACTATTCCGGCCAATTTGCATTCAAG GTCGGTCTGCCCGCGAAGTCGGGCGTGAGTGGGGCTTTGCTGGTGGTGATCCCAAATGTCATGGGGATATCCCTGTGGTCCCCACCTCTGGATCCATTAGGTAATAGCTGCCGGGGCGTGCAGTTCTGCGAG gagttagtaaaaaaattcaatttccacCGATACGACAATCTCTTACACTCGACCAACAAATCTGATCCTCGAAAACACAAATTCGAGACGAAAGGCATGAATGTggttaatttgttgttttcgGCGGCTTCTGGCGATTTGCCTGGACTTAGAAG GCATAAACTTTCGGGTATGGACATGACGCTGGCCGACTATGACGGCCGCACGGCTCTGCATTTGGCAGCGGCAGAGGGGCATATCCACTGCGTTAATTTCCTCTTGCAACAATGCAACGTACAACATGATATTAGAGATAGATGGGGACGGTCTCCCTTAGATGAAGCACTGACGTTTGGACACACGGCAGTTGCGGAGTTTTTACAAGACTGGGACCAGCGATATCAAAGATCTTCGGAAAATATGATGAAGGCCGGTGGAACTCTTCCGGGGCTTAGCTAA